In Blastopirellula sp. J2-11, a single genomic region encodes these proteins:
- a CDS encoding thioredoxin family protein, with protein MHGVLLAVLLQATMAGGEHDYPAAFRSADETGKPLLILVGTNWCPGCVTMKRSVMPSLLRKGKLSGVAYAEVDADSQSTLAGQLMQGGSIPQLILYRKTNTGWRRSLLVGAQSETTVETLVERAIEMQASQQNLTGEQAVVTASHTESE; from the coding sequence ATGCATGGCGTTCTGCTCGCCGTACTGCTGCAAGCTACCATGGCCGGTGGCGAACATGACTACCCTGCCGCTTTTCGCTCGGCTGACGAAACTGGCAAACCGCTGCTGATTCTCGTGGGAACCAATTGGTGCCCCGGTTGTGTGACGATGAAGCGTTCGGTGATGCCGTCGCTGCTTCGCAAGGGGAAATTGTCTGGCGTCGCCTACGCCGAAGTGGACGCCGATTCGCAGTCGACTCTGGCTGGTCAGCTGATGCAGGGTGGTTCGATCCCGCAATTGATCCTCTACCGGAAGACGAACACCGGCTGGCGTCGTTCGCTGTTGGTCGGCGCCCAGTCCGAAACAACGGTCGAAACCCTGGTGGAACGCGCTATAGAAATGCAAGCGTCGCAACAGAATCTGACCGGCGAGCAAGCCGTCGTGACGGCCTCGCATACCGAAAGCGAATAG
- a CDS encoding Gfo/Idh/MocA family protein yields MRLRVGVIGLGPEWDSRHRPALLALGDRFHVESICDEVSLRAENAARQIGAKAVNGFRKLVATPEIEAVLMLGPQWHGVEPLIAACEEGKAFYCTSILEIAGANSANLRDSVDRAGIAFMAEFPRRHSPATIRLKELIATRLGAPQLLFCHERIRKPENAAVDRFGQRPVKRHVAELVDWCRYVVGSEAQTVFGVQHRKDADNNLDYEMLSVEFDSPTGGPPVIAQISAGSYLQHRWPEASSFRPPAALQVCCANGVAFVDLPSTLIWFDEAGRHMESLDHERPVGEQMLSLFHRSVTSLLRNTSCLNDVDCALRVMRAADESYESRTRVAIDAA; encoded by the coding sequence ATGCGTCTGCGAGTAGGTGTTATCGGGCTTGGGCCAGAATGGGATTCTCGTCATCGACCGGCTCTCCTGGCACTGGGAGATCGATTTCATGTCGAATCGATCTGTGACGAAGTATCTCTACGAGCCGAAAACGCCGCTCGTCAGATCGGCGCCAAAGCGGTCAACGGCTTTCGGAAGCTGGTCGCAACTCCCGAGATTGAAGCCGTTTTGATGCTCGGCCCGCAGTGGCACGGCGTCGAACCGTTGATTGCGGCCTGTGAAGAAGGAAAAGCCTTCTATTGCACGTCCATTCTCGAAATCGCCGGCGCCAACTCGGCCAATCTCCGCGATTCGGTCGATCGGGCCGGAATCGCGTTCATGGCCGAGTTCCCGCGTCGACATTCGCCAGCGACCATTCGGCTCAAAGAACTGATCGCGACGCGTCTCGGAGCGCCTCAGTTGCTCTTTTGTCACGAGCGAATCCGGAAACCCGAAAACGCCGCCGTCGATCGCTTTGGACAGCGCCCCGTCAAACGTCATGTCGCCGAATTGGTCGATTGGTGCCGCTATGTGGTCGGCTCGGAAGCGCAAACTGTCTTTGGCGTTCAGCACCGCAAAGATGCTGACAACAATCTCGACTACGAGATGTTGAGCGTCGAGTTCGATTCCCCCACCGGTGGCCCGCCGGTCATCGCACAGATTAGCGCTGGCAGCTATTTGCAACATCGCTGGCCCGAAGCTTCGTCGTTCCGGCCGCCTGCCGCATTGCAGGTCTGCTGCGCCAACGGAGTCGCTTTCGTTGACCTGCCGTCAACATTGATCTGGTTTGACGAAGCTGGCCGCCACATGGAGTCGCTCGACCACGAGCGCCCCGTCGGCGAGCAAATGCTCAGTCTCTTTCACCGCAGCGTCACCAGTTTGCTGCGCAACACCAGTTGCCTGAACGACGTCGACTGCGCCCTGCGCGTCATGCGGGCCGCTGACGAGAGCTACGAGAGCCGCACCCGCGTTGCAATTGACGCGGCGTAA
- a CDS encoding sigma 54-interacting transcriptional regulator encodes MVAFLIIREGSNWTDVFRLVPGHTVTIGRAPTNQIVIKDDRCSRYHAEIFLSEGEWILRDLDSRNGTVVGENAIRGDWQLDFGQVIRIASMQLAFVQDLNTAFPDGSGSSAHLFSDVAQNDPSTFRTVDEGEHVLDIAEPTTITHRRGETKFLKAVEVSKETDASTIPKVGKAATLLCKLAFDLANQTDITAVANLALEGLFECTSIDAGAVLLLPRSHKGIATEKDLELIASRADKGPNYHRVSRFLANTVLREGEAVLARNVMDDSRFGIRDSKGDIHATSVLCAPIRQDGRAIGVVHLYSTDAGRIPDPDDLEFALAVADNVALALKNLGRQLELTETISQTQVEIDELRKKLGAESQIVGRSPLIMALQQQIARASPSRATVLICGESGVGKELVARAVHFASPRKKGPFVCLNCAALSESLLESELFGHERGAFTGATDRKMGKFEAAHNGTLMLDEIGEMSEAIQAKFLRVLEGHPFERVGGSEPVQVDVRVIAATNRDLEKEVERGRFRRDLYFRLRVVEITAPPLRKRPEDIVELASHFLEKYNAETGRKLLGFTQAAYEHMKKYRWPGNVRELKNVIERAVVLAQGERIEIDDLALSNLATSGDTADNISLSDEYEPASLAEVERRHIALTLESTGWNKSRTASILGIERSTLDRKIRRYQLRPNTTIQR; translated from the coding sequence ATGGTCGCCTTTTTGATTATCCGAGAAGGTTCGAATTGGACCGACGTTTTTCGCCTTGTACCGGGTCATACGGTGACGATCGGTCGTGCGCCGACCAACCAAATTGTGATCAAGGACGATCGTTGCAGTCGTTACCATGCGGAGATTTTCCTCTCGGAGGGGGAATGGATTTTACGCGATCTCGACTCTCGCAACGGGACGGTTGTCGGGGAAAACGCGATTCGGGGGGACTGGCAACTCGATTTTGGCCAGGTCATTCGGATCGCCAGCATGCAGTTGGCGTTTGTGCAGGATCTGAATACCGCCTTTCCAGACGGATCCGGCAGCAGCGCCCATCTCTTCAGTGACGTCGCTCAGAACGATCCTTCGACTTTTCGAACGGTGGATGAAGGAGAGCACGTCCTCGACATCGCCGAACCGACCACGATCACGCACCGCCGCGGAGAGACAAAGTTCCTCAAAGCGGTGGAAGTCAGCAAAGAGACCGACGCATCGACGATCCCCAAAGTTGGTAAAGCGGCGACGTTGTTGTGCAAGTTGGCTTTTGATCTCGCCAACCAGACCGACATTACCGCAGTGGCCAATTTGGCGTTGGAAGGGTTGTTTGAGTGCACCAGCATCGACGCCGGAGCCGTGTTGCTGTTGCCGCGAAGTCATAAAGGAATCGCGACCGAGAAAGATCTGGAACTGATCGCGTCGCGCGCCGACAAAGGACCAAACTATCACCGCGTCTCACGTTTCTTAGCCAACACCGTGTTGCGTGAAGGAGAAGCGGTGCTGGCCCGCAACGTGATGGACGATAGTCGCTTCGGCATTCGCGATAGCAAAGGAGACATCCACGCAACCAGCGTCCTCTGTGCGCCGATTCGTCAGGATGGTCGCGCGATCGGCGTGGTCCATCTCTATTCGACCGACGCCGGACGAATCCCTGATCCTGATGATCTTGAGTTCGCGCTGGCCGTGGCCGACAACGTAGCACTCGCGCTCAAAAATCTAGGACGTCAGCTCGAACTGACCGAGACGATCTCCCAAACGCAGGTCGAAATTGACGAACTGCGCAAGAAGCTGGGCGCCGAAAGCCAGATCGTCGGCCGCAGTCCGTTGATTATGGCGCTGCAGCAGCAAATCGCGCGCGCTTCGCCTAGTCGAGCGACGGTGCTGATTTGCGGCGAAAGCGGCGTCGGCAAAGAATTGGTCGCGCGAGCGGTTCACTTCGCCAGCCCCCGCAAGAAAGGGCCGTTCGTCTGTTTGAACTGCGCCGCGCTCTCTGAATCGCTGTTGGAAAGCGAACTGTTCGGTCACGAACGAGGTGCGTTTACCGGCGCGACCGATCGCAAGATGGGCAAATTTGAAGCGGCGCATAACGGCACGCTGATGCTCGACGAAATCGGCGAAATGAGCGAAGCGATTCAAGCTAAGTTTTTGCGCGTGTTAGAAGGTCATCCCTTTGAACGCGTCGGCGGCAGCGAGCCGGTGCAAGTCGACGTGCGGGTGATTGCCGCGACCAACCGCGATTTGGAGAAAGAAGTCGAGCGAGGAAGGTTCCGCCGCGACCTTTATTTCCGCTTGCGGGTCGTCGAGATCACCGCTCCCCCACTCCGCAAACGCCCCGAAGACATCGTCGAACTGGCGAGTCACTTTCTGGAAAAGTACAACGCCGAGACCGGCCGCAAGTTGCTTGGTTTTACGCAAGCCGCCTACGAACACATGAAAAAATATCGCTGGCCCGGCAACGTGCGCGAATTGAAGAATGTGATTGAACGAGCGGTCGTATTGGCGCAAGGAGAGCGAATCGAGATCGACGATTTAGCGCTTTCGAACCTGGCGACGTCGGGAGACACCGCCGACAATATTTCGCTCTCGGACGAGTATGAGCCGGCATCGTTGGCGGAAGTGGAACGTCGGCATATTGCGTTGACGCTTGAGTCGACTGGCTGGAACAAAAGTCGCACGGCCAGCATTCTAGGGATCGAACGATCGACGCTCGATCGCAAGATTCGTCGCTATCAACTTCGTCCCAATACGACGATCCAGCGCTAG
- a CDS encoding DUF1598 domain-containing protein, translated as MIRTVSYLSTKSLLLLVVAALALPTAAMAGHQNFRSNSVGGISIDAQGVVGLASVDSQRMLRAEMVKALEKAPGELNAPTEMRKVSLRGLNAAIKDAQANNLGVLPDEVKYLAGLQRIEYVFVYPEENDIVLAGPGEGWTVDDHGTVVGVTTGRPVLLLEDLVVALQSVDNARNGGITCSIDPTQQGRINFQQYMSNVKRASQMSPALVQGIERAMGMQDVTVQGVPQTSHFARVLVGADYRMKRIAMGHDKAPVRGLKSFVETASVAVLNANAAPRWWLACNYEPLAKSEDGLAWQLRGPGVKAMTEDEIITADGKVQQTGKEGLAAKAWADKMTANYEELSGEDKIFGELRNIMDMCVVAALISKENMLKKANLDLPMLGDATNSMTQSEYYAPKNVPSIVSAGKKGRNWVITVSGGVDIDSWTVASNSEAVPTMQPLREQNAKSGDATWWWN; from the coding sequence ATGATTCGGACCGTGAGTTATCTTTCCACTAAATCTCTACTATTGCTAGTGGTTGCGGCGTTAGCCCTGCCGACAGCAGCGATGGCAGGGCATCAGAACTTCCGCTCCAATTCGGTCGGTGGTATCTCGATCGACGCCCAAGGGGTCGTGGGTCTCGCGAGCGTCGATTCGCAGCGAATGCTGCGGGCCGAGATGGTCAAAGCGCTGGAGAAGGCTCCCGGCGAACTCAACGCACCCACCGAGATGCGAAAAGTATCGCTGCGTGGTCTGAATGCGGCAATCAAAGACGCTCAAGCGAACAACCTGGGCGTGTTGCCGGACGAAGTGAAATACCTCGCCGGACTGCAACGAATCGAATACGTCTTCGTCTATCCCGAAGAGAACGATATTGTTTTGGCCGGGCCCGGCGAAGGCTGGACAGTTGACGATCACGGCACGGTCGTCGGCGTGACGACAGGTCGACCGGTCTTGCTGCTGGAAGATTTGGTTGTTGCGCTGCAATCGGTCGACAACGCCCGCAACGGCGGCATTACCTGTTCGATCGATCCGACCCAACAGGGTCGCATCAACTTTCAACAATACATGAGCAATGTGAAACGAGCGTCGCAGATGTCCCCGGCCTTGGTTCAAGGCATCGAACGAGCGATGGGGATGCAGGACGTCACCGTCCAAGGCGTTCCGCAAACGAGCCACTTCGCTCGCGTGTTGGTCGGCGCCGACTACCGCATGAAGCGAATCGCGATGGGACACGACAAGGCCCCGGTTCGTGGTTTGAAGAGCTTTGTTGAAACGGCCTCGGTCGCAGTGCTGAATGCAAATGCCGCGCCTCGTTGGTGGTTGGCCTGCAATTACGAGCCGCTCGCCAAAAGCGAAGATGGCCTCGCCTGGCAACTGCGTGGCCCCGGCGTCAAAGCGATGACCGAAGACGAGATCATCACCGCGGACGGCAAGGTCCAACAGACCGGCAAAGAAGGCTTGGCCGCCAAAGCTTGGGCCGACAAGATGACCGCCAATTACGAAGAACTGTCGGGCGAAGACAAGATCTTCGGCGAACTGCGCAACATCATGGATATGTGTGTCGTGGCCGCACTAATCTCGAAAGAGAACATGCTGAAGAAAGCGAATCTCGATTTGCCAATGCTGGGAGACGCGACCAACTCGATGACCCAATCGGAATACTACGCTCCGAAGAATGTCCCGAGCATCGTCAGCGCCGGGAAGAAAGGCCGCAACTGGGTTATCACCGTCTCTGGCGGCGTCGACATCGACTCGTGGACGGTCGCCAGCAACAGCGAAGCGGTCCCAACCATGCAGCCGCTGCGAGAACAGAACGCCAAATCCGGCGATGCGACTTGGTGGTGGAACTAG
- a CDS encoding serine/threonine protein kinase has product MADSEFPSGDDQAQPMLTTTRHDLHPTLTFSEGKTFKCPEDLLRRYDELVHAKRSSWTEHYKLRRLLGCGGQGMVFLTERRGADDFTIPLAVKVFSPERYEGIHSYEAAMSRIAHIASRVAQIQQHNLLEVHNFLDRRRIRVMVMEWVDGYDLQELLTPGMVERIRDRVTQKRWEYINQVIVTRGPEQPRFKPGVAVAIVRDCLAALAALHREGIVHGDVKPSNMMLKRTGTAKLIDIGSAFLIDSPPKERTCTPSYAAPEVLEGNEASPRSDLASLGYVLIEMLAGRSLFGGINNYRELLEAKRFLAQRLNDILPAEVACNELLMSFCRGLIAPDPMRRFPSAEDAELRKGGAAAFHRQLVKGDMASEYDNEIRLWVEELRGLDEELDETVEE; this is encoded by the coding sequence ATGGCAGACTCCGAATTCCCCTCAGGTGATGACCAGGCGCAGCCGATGCTCACCACCACGCGCCACGACCTGCATCCCACGCTCACCTTCAGCGAGGGGAAAACGTTCAAGTGCCCAGAGGATCTGCTGCGGCGGTACGACGAGCTTGTCCATGCCAAACGATCCAGTTGGACCGAGCATTACAAATTGCGGCGGTTGTTGGGTTGCGGCGGCCAGGGGATGGTCTTTTTGACCGAGCGCCGCGGCGCCGATGACTTCACGATTCCGCTGGCGGTGAAGGTATTCTCTCCTGAGCGCTACGAAGGGATTCACTCGTACGAAGCGGCGATGTCTCGCATCGCACATATCGCTTCACGCGTCGCCCAGATTCAACAGCACAATTTGCTGGAAGTCCATAACTTCCTCGATCGTCGCCGGATCCGAGTGATGGTGATGGAATGGGTCGACGGCTATGACTTGCAAGAGTTGCTCACCCCCGGCATGGTCGAACGCATTCGTGACCGCGTCACGCAAAAGCGGTGGGAATACATCAATCAGGTGATCGTCACGCGCGGGCCGGAACAGCCCCGATTTAAGCCAGGCGTCGCCGTCGCGATCGTACGCGATTGCCTGGCGGCTCTGGCGGCGCTGCATCGCGAAGGGATCGTCCACGGCGACGTAAAGCCTTCCAATATGATGTTAAAGCGGACCGGCACCGCCAAACTGATCGATATTGGCTCGGCCTTTCTGATTGATTCGCCTCCGAAAGAGCGAACCTGCACTCCTTCTTACGCAGCGCCGGAAGTGCTGGAAGGAAACGAAGCGTCGCCGCGCAGCGATCTGGCGAGCCTGGGCTATGTATTGATCGAAATGCTGGCCGGACGATCGCTGTTCGGCGGGATCAACAACTATCGCGAATTGCTGGAAGCGAAGCGTTTTTTGGCGCAGCGATTGAACGATATTTTGCCGGCCGAAGTTGCCTGCAATGAATTGCTGATGAGTTTCTGTCGCGGTCTGATCGCCCCTGATCCGATGCGCCGTTTTCCCTCGGCCGAAGACGCCGAACTACGCAAGGGAGGCGCCGCCGCATTCCACCGCCAATTGGTCAAAGGAGACATGGCGAGCGAATACGACAACGAGATTCGCCTGTGGGTGGAAGAGTTGCGCGGTCTGGACGAAGAGCTGGACGAGACGGTGGAAGAGTAG
- a CDS encoding TIGR04283 family arsenosugar biosynthesis glycosyltransferase translates to MRVSVITAALNEEANIQAAVGSAQAAGADEIIVVDGGSADATVALATQAGATLIHSPPGRAIQQNAGVTASTGDVLLFLHADCRLSAESISQIRQRGGDFVFGAFRQKIDAASIVYRLVEWGNCLRIRWLGLPYGDQAIAVRRAIFEQAGQFADVPFLEDYLLSRKLRQQHWPTLLPGPVITSARRWRKQGVIRQTLLNWRLLAAYHRGVPLEELAARYRRHDQPK, encoded by the coding sequence GTGCGAGTTTCGGTCATTACCGCGGCTTTGAATGAAGAAGCCAATATTCAAGCCGCGGTCGGTTCGGCGCAAGCTGCTGGCGCGGATGAAATCATCGTCGTCGACGGCGGAAGCGCCGATGCGACCGTCGCGTTAGCAACGCAAGCGGGCGCGACCCTGATTCATTCCCCCCCGGGTCGTGCGATTCAACAAAATGCAGGCGTCACCGCATCTACCGGCGACGTGCTGCTTTTCTTACACGCCGACTGTCGGCTTTCGGCCGAATCGATCTCGCAGATTCGTCAGCGGGGCGGCGACTTTGTCTTTGGGGCGTTTCGCCAAAAAATCGACGCGGCGTCGATTGTCTATCGACTGGTCGAGTGGGGAAACTGCCTGCGGATTCGCTGGCTAGGATTGCCGTATGGAGATCAGGCGATCGCCGTCCGTCGAGCGATCTTTGAACAAGCGGGCCAATTTGCGGACGTCCCGTTTCTCGAAGACTATCTGCTCTCGCGAAAACTGCGTCAGCAGCATTGGCCGACGCTATTGCCGGGTCCGGTGATCACATCGGCGCGACGTTGGAGAAAGCAGGGCGTGATTCGTCAAACCCTTTTGAACTGGCGACTGTTGGCCGCCTATCACCGCGGCGTTCCATTGGAGGAACTGGCCGCCCGATATCGACGACACGATCAACCGAAATAG
- a CDS encoding chemotaxis protein CheX, giving the protein MATAEANSSASFTCTDPTLTQAVIESVSGALSMCNMTARCVGVAAVPMGEKGLVTGIIGVHGKVSGFITVNMSERLVIKAVEGLLQDEFGKLTSQVVDGAGELTNIICGGIKSKLARTLWAFQGITVPSVIVGEGYQMAFARGLEFVSATFENADPEAVMLEDRLMSVSMSFLRL; this is encoded by the coding sequence ATGGCGACAGCAGAAGCGAATAGCTCGGCCAGCTTTACCTGCACCGATCCCACCTTAACGCAAGCCGTTATCGAATCGGTCAGCGGCGCACTTTCGATGTGCAACATGACGGCTCGCTGCGTCGGCGTCGCCGCAGTGCCGATGGGTGAAAAAGGGCTGGTCACCGGCATCATCGGCGTGCATGGCAAAGTTTCCGGTTTCATTACCGTGAACATGTCGGAGCGATTGGTGATCAAAGCGGTCGAAGGACTGCTGCAAGACGAGTTCGGCAAGTTGACGTCGCAAGTGGTCGACGGAGCCGGCGAACTGACCAACATCATTTGCGGCGGCATCAAGTCGAAGCTCGCGCGAACTCTTTGGGCCTTTCAAGGAATCACCGTTCCTTCGGTGATCGTCGGCGAAGGGTATCAAATGGCGTTCGCACGCGGACTGGAGTTCGTCAGCGCCACCTTTGAAAATGCCGACCCCGAAGCGGTGATGCTGGAAGATCGCTTGATGAGCGTCAGCATGTCCTTCTTGCGACTGTAA
- a CDS encoding D-2-hydroxyacid dehydrogenase, translating into MNIVLCYQTVPAHLEQIRAVAEDWNVIDAGQEGIAAALPQADIYCGHAKVPVPWQETVAAGRLKWIQSSAAGMDHCLVPEVISSEIPVTSASGLFANQVAEQTMALLLGVIRSLPTFFRAQVKKEYIRRPTGDLHGKTVGIVGLGGNGRRLAEILAPFQIRIIATDYCPYDKPQCVDELWPADRLHDLLAQSDIVILALPLNAETRHLFDTDQFAAMKTGAIFINVARGQVVRESALIHALTSQHLSAAGVDVAEVEPLPPESPLWDFDNVIITPHVGAQGRTRNDDVTDLFCENLRRFRTNQPLINVVDKRLGFPLRNAPS; encoded by the coding sequence ATGAATATTGTTCTTTGCTATCAGACTGTCCCTGCTCATCTCGAACAAATCCGCGCCGTCGCTGAAGACTGGAACGTGATTGACGCCGGCCAGGAAGGAATCGCCGCCGCGCTTCCGCAAGCCGATATTTACTGCGGACACGCTAAAGTTCCGGTCCCGTGGCAAGAAACGGTCGCGGCAGGGCGGCTGAAATGGATCCAATCTTCGGCCGCCGGAATGGACCATTGCCTGGTTCCGGAAGTAATTTCTTCGGAAATTCCGGTTACCAGCGCCTCGGGACTATTCGCGAATCAGGTCGCCGAGCAGACAATGGCGCTGCTATTGGGAGTAATTCGCTCGCTGCCAACCTTCTTTCGCGCCCAGGTGAAAAAAGAATACATCCGCCGTCCGACAGGGGACCTGCATGGCAAAACCGTCGGGATTGTCGGTCTGGGAGGAAATGGACGGCGGCTTGCCGAAATCTTGGCGCCGTTTCAAATTCGCATCATCGCGACCGATTACTGTCCGTACGACAAACCGCAATGCGTGGATGAATTATGGCCCGCCGACCGCTTGCACGACTTATTGGCACAGTCCGATATTGTGATCCTCGCATTACCGCTAAATGCCGAAACTCGGCATCTATTCGACACCGATCAATTTGCAGCGATGAAAACGGGCGCTATCTTTATTAATGTGGCTCGCGGCCAGGTGGTTCGCGAGTCCGCCCTCATCCATGCATTAACTTCCCAACATCTGTCCGCCGCAGGCGTTGATGTGGCCGAAGTTGAACCCTTGCCCCCCGAAAGCCCGCTCTGGGATTTTGACAATGTGATTATAACTCCTCACGTCGGCGCCCAAGGCCGAACCCGTAACGATGACGTCACGGACTTGTTTTGTGAAAATCTTCGTCGTTTCCGTACGAACCAACCCCTGATCAATGTTGTTGACAAACGTCTCGGATTCCCCCTCCGTAACGCCCCCTCGTAA
- a CDS encoding hydantoinase/oxoprolinase family protein, which produces MPVLALDVGGANIKLANASGYADSMEFPLWKRRDALPEILKEVREHAPVFQRLALTMTGELADCFGTKQEGVRFILSCVQDIFNDVEIRVYLTTGELASVSSAAERPLDAAASNWHALGRYACRHFPTKGDGAVIDIGSTTTDFVPIRDGKLLNVGRTDPQRLLAGELVYSGIERTPICAMAQTVQLRGADCPLAAELFATSLDIFLVMGLIDEATENHETADGRPATREFAKSRLARMVCADAEELTWTEVNEMARELYRKQVKFAAARWERAMSAKSLSPELVVISGHGDFLAEAILDAAGVTSQRIYLSDLINDRAARCGPAFALAVWAEENW; this is translated from the coding sequence ATGCCGGTACTTGCTCTCGACGTTGGCGGAGCCAATATCAAACTCGCCAACGCTTCTGGCTACGCCGATTCGATGGAGTTTCCTCTTTGGAAACGTCGCGACGCGCTGCCTGAAATCCTGAAGGAAGTTCGCGAACATGCGCCCGTGTTCCAGCGGCTGGCGTTGACCATGACCGGCGAGTTGGCCGACTGTTTTGGCACCAAGCAGGAAGGGGTTCGTTTTATCCTCTCTTGCGTTCAGGACATTTTCAACGATGTTGAGATTCGGGTCTATCTAACCACCGGCGAACTAGCGTCGGTATCCAGCGCGGCGGAACGTCCGTTGGACGCGGCGGCTTCGAACTGGCACGCGCTGGGGCGCTACGCATGTCGTCACTTTCCGACCAAGGGAGATGGCGCGGTGATCGATATCGGTTCGACGACGACTGACTTTGTGCCGATTCGTGACGGCAAACTGCTCAACGTAGGGCGAACCGATCCGCAGCGGCTGCTCGCAGGCGAGTTAGTCTATTCCGGCATCGAACGTACGCCGATCTGTGCGATGGCTCAAACCGTCCAACTACGCGGCGCCGATTGTCCGCTGGCGGCCGAATTGTTCGCGACTTCGCTCGACATCTTTTTGGTGATGGGGCTGATCGACGAAGCGACCGAGAATCATGAGACCGCCGATGGCCGACCGGCGACGCGCGAATTCGCCAAATCACGACTGGCCCGCATGGTTTGTGCCGACGCTGAAGAGCTGACCTGGACCGAAGTGAACGAGATGGCGCGTGAGTTATATCGCAAGCAGGTAAAGTTCGCGGCCGCTCGCTGGGAACGTGCGATGAGCGCCAAGAGTTTATCGCCTGAGTTGGTCGTCATCTCAGGGCATGGCGATTTTCTGGCGGAAGCGATCTTAGACGCCGCTGGGGTCACCTCGCAACGGATTTATCTTTCGGACTTGATTAACGATCGCGCCGCGCGCTGCGGTCCTGCGTTTGCGCTCGCGGTCTGGGCGGAAGAGAACTGGTAA
- a CDS encoding MATE family efflux transporter, which yields MDASPRLLANNASWWGRRCGIREVLIVALPLVISTASWSLTNFVDRMFLFWHSTEAMAASLPAGMLHFSLLCFPIGVASYVNTFVSQYNGAGETRRIGPIVVQGMIWGCVVAPFFFLAAIPAYYIFAATTVEPEVARLEGTYFWVLAYGGGAAVVANAMSAFFSGRQKNGVVMAVDSSSCLVNMILDYFFIFGYVSFVPDGIAGAAWATVISQWYKIALYGGLILLPANWRNFGFGDARLWDWDVMRRLMRFGSASGVQLALEVSALTFFLLLMGRLGSEAMTATNLAFSINGFAFVPLIGIGIAVTTLVGREIGAGQPEIASNATWSGFAIALVYSGVMAMIYWTLPDIFLAFHKVADAGVVAHAESVLSTTTILLRFVAFFCLLDAANVVFVSALKGAGDVKFVMIATCVISVVPVCVGAAVLFAGGGLYACWVVMTLWVFAMAATNLVRFLLGKWRGMKVIEPELVSA from the coding sequence ATGGACGCTTCACCCCGCTTGCTCGCCAACAACGCCTCTTGGTGGGGAAGACGCTGCGGAATTCGCGAAGTTTTGATCGTCGCGTTGCCGCTGGTCATCTCGACCGCTTCCTGGTCGCTGACTAACTTTGTCGACCGCATGTTTCTGTTCTGGCACTCCACCGAAGCGATGGCCGCTTCGCTGCCGGCCGGCATGCTTCACTTCTCGTTGCTTTGCTTTCCGATCGGCGTCGCGTCGTATGTAAATACGTTCGTTTCGCAATACAACGGCGCCGGCGAGACCCGCCGAATCGGGCCGATCGTCGTGCAGGGAATGATCTGGGGCTGCGTTGTCGCTCCCTTCTTCTTTTTGGCGGCGATTCCCGCCTATTACATCTTTGCTGCGACCACGGTTGAGCCAGAGGTCGCTCGGCTTGAAGGAACTTATTTTTGGGTGTTGGCCTACGGCGGGGGCGCCGCGGTGGTCGCGAATGCGATGTCGGCGTTTTTCTCGGGCCGGCAAAAGAACGGCGTCGTCATGGCGGTCGACAGCAGCTCTTGTTTGGTCAACATGATCCTCGATTACTTTTTCATTTTCGGTTACGTCTCGTTCGTGCCGGATGGAATCGCCGGCGCCGCATGGGCGACCGTGATCAGTCAGTGGTATAAGATCGCGCTTTACGGCGGTTTGATCTTACTGCCGGCCAACTGGCGGAACTTCGGCTTTGGCGATGCTCGCCTGTGGGATTGGGACGTGATGCGCCGCCTGATGCGGTTTGGCTCGGCCAGCGGCGTGCAATTGGCGCTGGAGGTCTCGGCGCTCACCTTTTTTCTGCTGCTGATGGGGCGGCTCGGATCCGAGGCGATGACCGCGACCAATTTGGCCTTTTCGATCAACGGCTTCGCATTTGTGCCGCTGATCGGCATCGGGATCGCAGTCACAACGTTGGTCGGCCGAGAAATCGGCGCCGGTCAGCCAGAGATCGCCAGCAACGCGACCTGGTCAGGCTTTGCGATTGCGCTCGTCTATAGCGGCGTCATGGCGATGATCTATTGGACGTTGCCCGATATCTTTCTCGCGTTCCACAAAGTCGCGGACGCCGGCGTCGTCGCGCACGCCGAAAGTGTCCTGTCGACAACGACGATTCTGTTGCGATTTGTCGCCTTTTTCTGCTTGCTGGATGCGGCCAACGTGGTGTTTGTCAGTGCGCTGAAAGGCGCCGGCGACGTCAAGTTTGTGATGATCGCCACTTGCGTTATTTCGGTGGTGCCGGTCTGCGTCGGCGCGGCGGTTTTGTTCGCCGGCGGCGGCTTGTACGCCTGCTGGGTGGTGATGACCCTCTGGGTCTTCGCGATGGCGGCGACCAATCTGGTCCGCTTTTTACTCGGCAAATGGCGCGGGATGAAAGTGATTGAACCTGAGTTGGTCTCGGCGTAG